A segment of the Catenuloplanes nepalensis genome:
CGTACCCGAAGAAGCCGATCGTGCCGCTGGCCGAGTCCGTGCACGAGCGGTATGCCGTGGAGATCTTCCGGGGCTGCACGCGCGGCTGCCGGTTCTGCCAGGCCGGCATGATCACCCGCCCGGTGCGGGAGCGCTCGATCGAGACCGTCGGCCAGATGGTGCGCGAGGGGCTGGAGTTCTCCGGCTACTCCGAGGTCGGCCTGCTGTCGCTGTCCAGCGCGGACCACACCGAGATCGGCGACATGTGCTCCGGCCTGGCCGAGCAGTACGCGGGGACGAACGTGTCGCTGTCGCTGCCGTCGACCCGGGTGGACGCGTTCAACATCGAGCTGGCCCAGGAGCTGTCCAAGAACGGGCGGCGCACCGGCCTGACGTTCGCGCCGGAGGGCGGCTCGGAGCGGATCCGCCGCGTGATCAACAAGATGGTCAGCGAGGAGGACCTGATCCGCACGGTCGTCACGGCCTACACCAACGGCTGGCGGCAGGTGAAGCTGTACTTCATGTGCGGCCTGCCGACCGAGCAGGACGAGGACGTGCTGCAGATCGCCCGGCTCGCGCACGAGGTGATCAAGGCGGGGCGCGCCGCGACCGGGTCCAAGGACATCCGCTGCACCGTGAGCATCGGCGGGTTCGTGCCGAAGCCGCACACGCCGTTCCAGTGGGCGAAGATGGACCGCCCCGAGGTGATCGACAACCGGCTACGGATGCTCAAGCAGGCGATCAACAGCGATCGCTCGCTGGGCCGCGCGATCGGCTACCGGTACCACGACGGCGAGCCGTCGCTGATCGAGGGCCTGCTGTCCCGCGGTGACCGCCGGGTCGGCGCGGTGATCCGGCGGGTCTGGGAGAAGGGCGGCCGGTTCGACGGCTGGAACGAGCACTTCTCCTTCCAGCGCTGGGTGGAGTCGGCGGAGGAGACGCTGCCGGCGTTCGGCGTGGACCTGGACTGGTTCACGGTGCGGGAGCGCTTCGAGGACGAGGTGCTGCCGTGGGACCACCTGGATTCCGGGCTGGACAAGGACTGGCTCTGGCAGGATTGGCAGGACTCGCTGAGCGAGTTCGAGCAGGACGACTGCCGGTGGACGCCGTGCTTCGACTGTGGCGTGTGCCCGTCGATGGACACCGAGATCCAGATCGGGCCGACCGGCAAGAAGCTGCTCCCGCTGACGCCGCTGAACGCGGGTGGGCCACGCGTGCACGCACACTGAGCCGGGTGATCCGGGCGTCCTCGCGACGCCCGGATCATCAAGAGCGCGGCGCACTGACGGGCTACAAGTCCGTTTTGGAGGCCTATTTCGGGAAATAGAGGTATTAATGTCGTGCGGGTGACCGCGACGACGACCCATACCCTGACCGGAATCCCGTTCAACCGGCCCTACCTGTGCGGGCTGGAACGGGAGTACGTCGGCGAGGCGATCGGCATCGGCGCGCTCTCCGGTGACGGACCGTTCACCGCGCGCGCCACCGGCCTGCTGACCCGCCTCGTCGACGCGCCGGAGGCGCTGCTGGCCACCTCCTGCACGCACGCGCTGGAGATGGCCGCGATCCTGCTCGACCTCCGGCCCGGCGACGAAGTGATCATGCCGTCGTTCACGTTCGTCTCCACCGCGAACGCGTTCGCGCTGCGCGGCGCGGTCCCGGTCTTCGTCGACTGCCGGCCGGACACGCTCAACCTGGACGAGCGGCTGATCGAGGACGCGGTCACCTCCCGTACCCGCGCGATCGTGGTCGTGCACTACGGCGGCGTCGGCTGCGAGATGTCCGCGATCGCCGCGATCGCGGCCCGCCACGGCCTGCCCGTGATCGAGGACAACGCGCACGGGCTGGGCGGCAGCTACCACGGCCGGCCGCTCGGCTCGTTCGGCGCGCTGGCCACGCAGAGCTTCCACGTCACCAAGAACGTGCAGTGCGGCGAGGGCGGCGCGCTGATCTTCAACGACCTCAGTTACTTCTCCCGCGCCGAGGTCGTCCGGGAGAAGGGCACGAACCGCAGCCAGTTCTTCCGCGGCATGGTCGACAAATATCGCTGGGTCGACGTCGGCTCGTCCTACCTGCCCGCGGACCTGCTGGCCGCGTTCCTCACCGCCCAGCTGGAGGCGTTCGACGACATCCAGCGCCGCCGCCACGCGATCTGGTCCGCCTACGACACCCGGCTGGCCGCCTGGGCCGCCTCGACCGGCGTCCAGCGCCCGGTGGTGCCGGTCGGCTGCGAGCACCCCGCCCACCTCTACCAGCTGCTGATGCACGACCTCACCGACCGGCAGGAGTTCATCCGTCACCTCGGCCACCGCGGCATCCAGGCCACCTTCCACTACCAGCCCCTGCACGCGGCCCCGGCCGGCCGCCGCTTCGGCCGCACCACCCCGGCCGGCTGCCCGGTCACCGACGACATCGCCGACCGCCTCGTCCGCCTCCCCCTCTTCGCCGGCATGACCGCCACCGAACTCGACCAGGTCACCGACGCCGTGCTCAGTTACCGGCGGTGAGAACGCGTCCGGCCGGGCCGGATATCGGCCCGGCCGGACGGTGCCGGTCACTCGACCGGCGGGTGCTCACGGACGTGGATCGCACCGCAGACGACAAACCCCTCGTGCTCGCCGTCGGAGACGGTGAGGCGGAGGTAGCGGTCGTCGTGCCGCTCGGGTATCTCGGCGAACCGCTCGATCTCCGGGCGTCGACCGGCATCCGCGATCAGCAGTCGGTCGAACGCGAATCGGATCTGCATCGCCAGGACATCGAGAAAGACGATCTCGAAC
Coding sequences within it:
- a CDS encoding TIGR03960 family B12-binding radical SAM protein — its product is MSTAAPKSPASVWPQLEQLLPLISKPIQYVGGELGAVVKDWDSATVRWALMYPDAYEVGVPNQGVQILYEVLNEQADVLAERSYAVWPDLEALMRERGVSQFTVDSHRPVGAFDLFGLSFSTELGYTNLLTALDLAGIPLHAADRTDEHPIVVAGGHAAFNPEPIADFIDAAVLGDGEEAVLEITAIVRAWKAEGSPGGRDEILLRLAMTESAYVPRFYDVDYAEDGRIARIAPNRAGVPARIHKRTTMDLDAWPYPKKPIVPLAESVHERYAVEIFRGCTRGCRFCQAGMITRPVRERSIETVGQMVREGLEFSGYSEVGLLSLSSADHTEIGDMCSGLAEQYAGTNVSLSLPSTRVDAFNIELAQELSKNGRRTGLTFAPEGGSERIRRVINKMVSEEDLIRTVVTAYTNGWRQVKLYFMCGLPTEQDEDVLQIARLAHEVIKAGRAATGSKDIRCTVSIGGFVPKPHTPFQWAKMDRPEVIDNRLRMLKQAINSDRSLGRAIGYRYHDGEPSLIEGLLSRGDRRVGAVIRRVWEKGGRFDGWNEHFSFQRWVESAEETLPAFGVDLDWFTVRERFEDEVLPWDHLDSGLDKDWLWQDWQDSLSEFEQDDCRWTPCFDCGVCPSMDTEIQIGPTGKKLLPLTPLNAGGPRVHAH
- the rffA gene encoding dTDP-4-amino-4,6-dideoxygalactose transaminase, giving the protein MTATTTHTLTGIPFNRPYLCGLEREYVGEAIGIGALSGDGPFTARATGLLTRLVDAPEALLATSCTHALEMAAILLDLRPGDEVIMPSFTFVSTANAFALRGAVPVFVDCRPDTLNLDERLIEDAVTSRTRAIVVVHYGGVGCEMSAIAAIAARHGLPVIEDNAHGLGGSYHGRPLGSFGALATQSFHVTKNVQCGEGGALIFNDLSYFSRAEVVREKGTNRSQFFRGMVDKYRWVDVGSSYLPADLLAAFLTAQLEAFDDIQRRRHAIWSAYDTRLAAWAASTGVQRPVVPVGCEHPAHLYQLLMHDLTDRQEFIRHLGHRGIQATFHYQPLHAAPAGRRFGRTTPAGCPVTDDIADRLVRLPLFAGMTATELDQVTDAVLSYRR